In Arthrobacter sp. StoSoilB5, one genomic interval encodes:
- the alr gene encoding alanine racemase translates to MTYEAAADIGIGSKASIAKSAVLERSAVIDLEAVRHNVRQFVAIASPASVMAVVKADAYGHGAVQVARAALDAGASWLGVAHISEALALRAAGIDAPLLAWLHTHESNFQAAVAAGIDVGISGWELDAVVAAAREQERPARVHLKVDTGLGRNGCPIADWDQLVGQAMEYQDEGLLRVVGIFSHLAVADEPHRPETDQQLAVFRDALAMAEDAGVDTEVRHIANTPAALSRPDSHFDLIRVGLGIYGLSPFEGVTSSELGLHAAMTVRTLLSNCKKVPQGQGVSYGLKYHTSQESTLGLVPLGYADGVPRIATGGPVRVNGVNYPVVGQIAMDQMVIDLGPLTPEEAAGLKGSEAVMFGDGADGGPTADDWAAAAGTINYEIVTRISPRVPRSYVNEAPALPEVEDGARAASETATL, encoded by the coding sequence GTGACTTACGAAGCAGCTGCAGATATCGGGATCGGGTCGAAGGCCTCCATAGCAAAGTCAGCGGTGCTTGAGCGTTCCGCCGTGATCGACCTTGAAGCCGTGCGGCACAACGTTCGTCAGTTTGTTGCGATTGCGTCCCCGGCTTCCGTCATGGCTGTGGTGAAGGCCGACGCCTATGGCCATGGCGCAGTACAGGTGGCACGTGCTGCACTCGACGCCGGAGCGTCCTGGCTTGGTGTCGCCCATATTTCAGAGGCGCTGGCCTTGCGTGCTGCCGGCATTGACGCACCGTTGCTGGCATGGCTGCACACCCACGAAAGCAACTTCCAGGCCGCAGTCGCCGCCGGCATCGACGTCGGAATTTCCGGTTGGGAGCTGGACGCCGTGGTGGCGGCTGCCCGCGAACAGGAGCGCCCTGCGCGGGTCCATTTGAAGGTGGATACAGGGCTGGGCCGCAATGGCTGCCCTATCGCCGACTGGGACCAGTTGGTGGGTCAGGCCATGGAATACCAGGACGAGGGCCTGCTCCGCGTCGTTGGTATTTTCTCCCACCTCGCTGTGGCCGACGAACCGCACCGGCCCGAAACGGACCAGCAATTGGCGGTTTTCCGTGACGCGCTCGCCATGGCTGAGGATGCCGGCGTCGATACTGAGGTCAGGCACATCGCCAACACTCCCGCTGCGCTGTCCCGGCCGGACTCACACTTCGACCTCATCCGCGTCGGCCTCGGTATCTACGGGTTGTCGCCCTTCGAAGGGGTCACGTCCTCGGAACTTGGCCTGCACGCCGCAATGACCGTCCGGACACTCCTCTCCAACTGCAAAAAGGTGCCTCAGGGGCAAGGCGTTTCCTATGGCCTGAAATACCACACCAGCCAGGAGAGCACGCTTGGCCTGGTTCCTTTGGGCTATGCCGATGGCGTCCCCCGCATCGCTACTGGCGGTCCAGTTCGCGTCAACGGCGTCAACTATCCGGTGGTTGGCCAGATCGCGATGGACCAAATGGTGATTGATCTTGGACCGCTCACCCCTGAAGAAGCAGCCGGGCTCAAGGGCAGCGAAGCCGTCATGTTCGGCGACGGTGCCGATGGCGGCCCCACCGCGGATGACTGGGCGGCCGCAGCGGGAACCATCAACTATGAGATCGTTACTCGCATTAGCCCGCGCGTGCCCCGCAGCTACGTCAATGAAGCTCCGGCGCTACCGGAGGTAGAAGATGGCGCGCGGGCAGCATCGGAAACGGCGACTCTGTGA
- a CDS encoding carbohydrate kinase family protein, with product MDAMPQRRFDPLAAVRTEGEGQCDLLLAGTVFQDIIFTGLPHSPEPGTEVWSEGMGSCPGGVANQAIAAARLGLRTNLAAAFGDDGYGDYNWQILESQEHVDLSLSRRVRGWHSPVTVSMCVNQDRSMVTHGHPAPIKASDLIGQPPRALAAVADLGEELEPWMLAAKSAGTKLFGVVGWDPSGEWSQRRLEQLEHFYAFLPNAPEAMAFTGKSDPWAALYSLADRVPVAVVTLGAQGAMAVDSETGEEEWVPSLPVNAYDPTGAGDCFGAAFIVGCLAGWRLGDRLRFANLCASLAVQQVGGSLAAPGWGDIADWWQRANARKERQSSQWLRRFAFLEPIVKDIPAEAQRRARATIAHLSDAQ from the coding sequence ATGGACGCAATGCCCCAGCGACGTTTTGATCCCCTTGCCGCCGTGCGCACGGAGGGCGAGGGCCAATGCGACCTTCTCCTGGCGGGAACGGTCTTCCAGGACATCATCTTCACCGGACTCCCGCACTCACCCGAGCCCGGCACTGAAGTGTGGAGCGAAGGCATGGGCAGCTGCCCGGGCGGGGTTGCCAACCAAGCGATCGCCGCAGCCCGGCTTGGACTAAGGACGAACCTTGCGGCAGCTTTTGGTGACGACGGCTATGGGGATTACAACTGGCAGATCCTGGAAAGCCAGGAGCATGTGGACTTGTCCTTATCGCGTCGTGTCCGGGGCTGGCACTCTCCGGTGACGGTGTCCATGTGCGTTAACCAGGATCGGTCCATGGTCACCCACGGGCACCCGGCGCCGATCAAGGCCTCGGACCTGATTGGGCAGCCACCCAGGGCGCTCGCCGCTGTCGCAGACCTGGGCGAGGAGTTGGAACCGTGGATGCTGGCGGCGAAATCAGCGGGAACCAAACTTTTCGGTGTGGTGGGCTGGGACCCCAGCGGAGAGTGGTCACAGCGCAGGCTGGAGCAACTGGAACACTTTTACGCTTTCCTGCCCAACGCACCGGAGGCTATGGCATTCACGGGCAAGAGCGATCCCTGGGCAGCGCTCTATTCCTTGGCAGATCGCGTTCCGGTAGCTGTGGTGACGCTCGGAGCACAGGGCGCCATGGCCGTGGACTCAGAGACGGGCGAAGAGGAATGGGTGCCGTCGTTGCCCGTGAATGCGTACGATCCGACCGGCGCCGGTGATTGTTTCGGGGCGGCCTTCATTGTGGGGTGCTTGGCAGGGTGGAGATTGGGGGACCGTCTGCGGTTCGCGAACCTCTGCGCCTCACTGGCCGTACAACAAGTGGGCGGGTCCCTGGCCGCACCCGGCTGGGGCGACATCGCGGACTGGTGGCAGCGTGCCAACGCACGGAAGGAACGCCAATCGAGCCAGTGGCTGCGGCGGTTCGCCTTCCTTGAGCCGATCGTGAAGGACATCCCCGCCGAAGCCCAGCGGCGCGCCCGCGCCACGATCGCCCACTTGTCAGATGCCCAGTAG
- a CDS encoding 6-phospho-beta-glucosidase, with product MRLMIAGGGGFRVPLVYRALCTGPFAGLVNEVVLYDVDPARLTAIAAVLRDMPTPEGSRPVVVISTDLKQALRGTDMVFAAIRPGGTAGRIADERVALDLGLLGQETTGAGGISYALRSIPRMLELADAMQHYCPGAWLVNFTNPAGMVTEALVPVLGRKVIGICDSASGLVQRAARAAGSPLPEGTLDGVGYFGLNHLGWLYRLAPGGRDLLPGLLSDRSALEKLEEGRLFGQHTLEKLGCLPNEYLYYYYQTEQATETILKQRQTRGASIHQQQSSLYPSLAESPNAYAMWDAARRSREEGYLAEARTHGEQRDEEDLAGGGYERVALSVMRALSGGGTAQLILNVPNAPVAGSVASDAEVAVPGLPGDAVVEVPCEVTPDGALPLAQERPGGQFLTLMQHIKEVERLTVRAVRDGDRDAALQAFAAHPLVGSASLGAGLLEAYEAAFPELRGLWK from the coding sequence ATGCGGCTCATGATCGCCGGCGGCGGCGGATTCCGGGTACCCCTTGTGTACCGTGCCTTATGCACCGGCCCCTTTGCGGGGCTGGTGAACGAGGTGGTGCTATACGACGTCGATCCCGCACGCCTCACAGCCATTGCGGCGGTCCTGCGCGATATGCCCACCCCCGAAGGCTCCCGGCCCGTCGTCGTGATTTCCACTGATCTGAAGCAGGCTCTTAGGGGTACCGACATGGTCTTCGCCGCGATCCGCCCCGGCGGGACGGCAGGTCGGATCGCGGATGAACGCGTGGCCCTGGACCTCGGCTTGCTGGGCCAGGAAACCACGGGTGCGGGCGGTATCTCCTACGCCCTTCGCTCCATTCCGCGCATGCTGGAGCTCGCCGACGCGATGCAGCATTATTGCCCCGGCGCGTGGCTGGTCAACTTCACCAACCCTGCCGGGATGGTGACCGAGGCACTTGTGCCGGTGCTGGGGCGAAAGGTGATCGGCATCTGCGATTCCGCCAGCGGCCTGGTCCAGCGCGCGGCCCGGGCCGCCGGTTCACCCCTTCCAGAAGGAACGCTCGACGGCGTGGGCTACTTCGGGTTGAACCACCTCGGCTGGCTTTACCGCCTGGCACCCGGCGGCCGGGACCTGCTGCCCGGCCTGTTGTCGGATCGTTCGGCGCTCGAAAAGCTGGAAGAAGGGCGCTTGTTCGGCCAACACACTCTGGAGAAACTCGGTTGCCTGCCTAATGAATACCTTTACTACTACTACCAAACCGAACAGGCTACGGAAACCATCCTGAAGCAACGCCAAACCCGTGGGGCGTCCATCCACCAGCAACAGAGCTCGCTTTATCCTTCCCTTGCGGAGTCCCCGAACGCCTACGCCATGTGGGATGCAGCCCGGCGTTCCCGGGAGGAAGGCTACCTGGCCGAGGCCCGCACGCACGGGGAGCAGCGGGACGAGGAAGACCTCGCCGGGGGCGGCTACGAGCGCGTGGCGTTGTCGGTGATGCGGGCCCTGTCAGGGGGTGGGACAGCCCAGCTGATTCTCAATGTTCCCAATGCGCCGGTCGCAGGCTCTGTGGCAAGTGACGCAGAAGTAGCCGTGCCCGGGCTGCCGGGAGACGCGGTCGTCGAAGTTCCCTGCGAAGTAACACCCGACGGCGCCCTGCCGCTTGCGCAGGAACGGCCGGGAGGCCAGTTCCTCACATTAATGCAACACATCAAGGAAGTGGAGCGGCTGACGGTCCGGGCAGTGCGTGACGGTGACCGCGACGCCGCCCTCCAGGCTTTTGCCGCGCACCCGCTGGTAGGTTCGGCTTCGCTGGGCGCTGGGCTCCTTGAAGCCTACGAGGCGGCGTTCCCGGAACTCCGCGGACTCTGGAAATGA
- a CDS encoding GNAT family N-acetyltransferase: MCAVSQETTFDIRPATPDDWPGIWSVMEPIVREGETYTWDRDTTEEAARAKWMKEAPGQTFVAVRIGGDQRPGGEILGTGEFHPNQAGGGSHVANAGYMVGSRHAGQGIARALCAYSLKEAKAAGFRAMQFNAVVESNVRAVWLWQSMGFRILATVPEAFNHPEIGYVGLHVMYQKLQ; this comes from the coding sequence GTGTGCGCTGTGAGCCAAGAAACCACCTTCGACATTCGCCCGGCAACGCCCGATGACTGGCCCGGCATCTGGTCCGTCATGGAGCCAATCGTCCGTGAGGGGGAAACCTACACCTGGGACCGCGACACCACCGAAGAAGCCGCCCGTGCCAAGTGGATGAAGGAAGCCCCCGGCCAAACCTTCGTGGCAGTGCGTATTGGGGGCGACCAGCGCCCGGGAGGAGAAATCCTCGGCACCGGTGAGTTCCATCCCAACCAAGCCGGTGGCGGCAGTCACGTGGCGAACGCCGGATACATGGTGGGTTCCAGGCATGCGGGCCAGGGAATTGCACGGGCACTGTGTGCCTACTCGCTAAAGGAAGCCAAGGCGGCAGGATTCCGCGCGATGCAATTCAATGCCGTGGTGGAGAGCAACGTCCGGGCGGTGTGGTTGTGGCAATCCATGGGTTTCCGCATCCTGGCCACCGTTCCGGAGGCCTTCAACCACCCTGAAATCGGCTACGTCGGACTTCACGTGATGTACCAGAAGCTCCAGTAG
- the mshA gene encoding D-inositol-3-phosphate glycosyltransferase, giving the protein MPLIRRVAFLSLHTSPMEQPGAGDAGGMNVYVRALAMALAESGVEVEIFTRSTKAGQAAVEHPGPGVCVHNVMAGPRRKIAKEELPALLHQMVEEIDRIRQQQPHGRYDAIHSHYWVSGVAGLELSELWGVPLVHTMHTMAKVKNLVLQSGERPEPRRREDGEQRIVDGAARLIANTPAEAEELVSHYGADIDKIDIAPPGVDLKVFTPSFRRKSRAERDVRPDSFHILFAGRIQRLKGPQVFVKAAGLLRKRRPDIDLEMTILGSLSGAKDFNLQHFIEEAGLADVVTHRPPVVALELASWFRSADVVVMPSFSESFGLVALEAQACGTPVVATNVGGLSRAISDGRTGILVDGHDPSDWADALEDLYDDAQTREDMGRLAATHAESFGWQRTAAITLESYREAVGGLLVPRR; this is encoded by the coding sequence GTGCCGTTGATCCGTCGGGTGGCATTCCTTTCGCTGCACACCTCACCCATGGAGCAGCCAGGGGCCGGTGATGCGGGTGGGATGAACGTCTATGTCCGGGCATTGGCCATGGCGCTGGCCGAGTCCGGTGTGGAGGTAGAGATCTTTACCCGTTCCACCAAAGCCGGCCAAGCCGCCGTCGAGCATCCCGGACCCGGCGTATGCGTCCACAACGTCATGGCGGGACCCCGCAGGAAAATCGCCAAGGAAGAATTACCTGCCCTCCTCCACCAGATGGTGGAGGAAATCGATCGGATCCGCCAGCAGCAGCCGCACGGCCGTTACGACGCCATCCACTCGCATTACTGGGTGTCCGGGGTTGCGGGTCTGGAATTGTCTGAACTCTGGGGTGTTCCGCTGGTGCACACCATGCACACCATGGCCAAGGTCAAGAACCTCGTCCTCCAGTCCGGCGAGCGCCCCGAGCCGCGGCGTCGGGAGGACGGCGAGCAGCGGATCGTTGATGGGGCCGCCCGCCTCATCGCCAACACACCCGCCGAGGCTGAAGAACTCGTCTCCCACTATGGCGCCGATATCGACAAAATCGATATCGCACCTCCGGGTGTGGACCTTAAGGTCTTCACACCATCGTTCCGTCGCAAGTCGCGCGCCGAACGGGACGTCAGGCCGGATAGCTTCCACATTCTGTTCGCGGGCCGGATACAACGGCTCAAAGGCCCCCAGGTCTTCGTCAAGGCCGCCGGTCTGCTGCGGAAACGCAGGCCGGACATCGATCTGGAAATGACCATCCTGGGCTCGCTCAGCGGGGCCAAGGACTTCAACCTGCAACACTTCATCGAGGAAGCCGGACTGGCCGACGTCGTTACCCATCGCCCGCCGGTTGTAGCGCTCGAGCTCGCCAGTTGGTTCCGCTCTGCCGACGTCGTGGTGATGCCCTCGTTCAGCGAATCCTTCGGTCTTGTGGCCTTGGAAGCACAAGCGTGCGGGACCCCTGTGGTGGCCACCAACGTGGGCGGACTCTCGCGCGCCATCTCCGATGGCCGGACGGGCATTCTCGTGGACGGCCACGATCCGTCCGACTGGGCTGATGCACTTGAGGATTTATACGACGACGCACAAACACGCGAGGACATGGGCCGTTTAGCCGCGACCCATGCCGAATCCTTTGGCTGGCAGCGCACTGCCGCCATCACTTTGGAGAGCTACAGGGAGGCAGTTGGTGGCCTGCTCGTCCCGCGGCGGTGA
- a CDS encoding formate--tetrahydrofolate ligase yields MSENKGLSDLEIAHNATILPIEEIAQRAGISVDALEHYGPYKAKINPAKLVLPEGKAPGKVVLVSAMSPTPAGEGKSTTTVGLADSLARAGHKVMIALREPSLGPILGMKGGATGGGYSQVLPMDDINLHFTGDFHAVTSANNALMALVDNHIFQGNQLGIDPRRMTFKRVIDMNDRSLREIVIGLGGPAQGVPRQDGFDITVASEIMAVFCLAADLDDLRARLGRITFGYTFERQPVTVADLGVEGALTLLLKDAIKPNLVQTIAGTPALVHGGPFANIAHGCNSLIATRTAQQLADVVVTEAGFGADLGAEKYMDIKSRIADVAPSAVVVVATIRALKMQGGVPKDKLSEPNVDAVAAGVENLKRHVGNVAKFGISPVVAINKFATDTPEELQWLLTWCAAEGVEAAVADVWGGGGGGDGGDELAAKVAAAMEGPSNFHHLYPLEMSVEDKIRTIVQEIYGADGVEFSVPAQKRLLDIQKNGWAGLPVCMAKTQYSFTDDASKLGAPKGFQVHVRELIPKTGAGFIVALTGAVMTMPGLPKEPAAMRMDVDADGKPTGLF; encoded by the coding sequence ATGTCTGAAAACAAGGGCCTGAGCGATCTCGAGATCGCCCATAACGCCACTATCCTGCCCATCGAGGAGATCGCGCAGCGGGCCGGCATCAGCGTGGACGCGCTGGAACACTATGGGCCCTACAAGGCCAAGATCAATCCGGCCAAGCTTGTACTCCCAGAAGGCAAGGCACCCGGCAAGGTGGTCCTTGTTTCAGCCATGTCCCCCACCCCGGCGGGCGAAGGCAAATCGACAACCACAGTTGGGCTGGCCGATTCCCTCGCAAGGGCAGGCCATAAAGTGATGATCGCACTTCGTGAACCGTCACTCGGACCCATCCTCGGCATGAAGGGAGGAGCAACCGGAGGCGGCTACTCCCAAGTGCTGCCCATGGATGACATCAATCTCCACTTCACTGGCGACTTCCATGCAGTCACGTCGGCCAACAACGCACTCATGGCACTCGTTGACAACCACATCTTCCAAGGCAACCAGTTGGGAATCGACCCCCGACGCATGACGTTCAAGCGCGTCATCGATATGAACGACCGTTCCTTGCGGGAAATAGTTATTGGACTCGGCGGCCCTGCCCAGGGCGTACCCCGGCAAGATGGCTTCGACATCACAGTGGCCTCCGAAATCATGGCCGTTTTCTGCCTGGCAGCGGATCTTGACGACCTCCGAGCGCGCTTGGGCCGGATCACTTTCGGCTACACCTTCGAACGCCAACCCGTCACCGTCGCGGACCTCGGTGTGGAAGGTGCCCTGACTCTGCTCCTGAAGGACGCAATCAAACCAAACCTTGTCCAGACCATCGCCGGGACACCGGCGCTGGTGCACGGTGGCCCCTTCGCCAACATTGCCCACGGGTGCAATTCGCTCATCGCAACACGGACCGCACAGCAGCTTGCCGACGTCGTGGTCACCGAGGCCGGATTCGGTGCGGACCTCGGGGCCGAAAAGTACATGGACATCAAGTCGCGCATCGCTGACGTGGCACCGTCCGCCGTCGTCGTCGTGGCAACGATCCGCGCGCTTAAGATGCAAGGCGGGGTTCCAAAGGACAAACTCAGCGAACCCAATGTGGATGCCGTGGCCGCCGGGGTGGAAAACCTTAAACGCCATGTCGGGAACGTTGCCAAATTCGGCATTTCGCCGGTCGTTGCCATCAATAAGTTCGCCACCGACACTCCCGAAGAACTTCAGTGGCTGTTGACGTGGTGCGCAGCGGAAGGTGTGGAGGCCGCCGTCGCCGATGTCTGGGGCGGTGGCGGCGGAGGTGACGGCGGAGATGAGCTCGCGGCGAAAGTCGCAGCGGCCATGGAAGGGCCGTCGAACTTCCACCACCTCTACCCGCTTGAAATGTCTGTGGAGGACAAGATCCGGACCATAGTGCAGGAGATCTATGGCGCTGACGGCGTGGAGTTTTCCGTGCCGGCACAGAAGAGGCTCCTCGATATCCAGAAGAATGGGTGGGCCGGGCTGCCAGTCTGCATGGCCAAGACACAGTACTCATTCACCGACGACGCGTCCAAGCTTGGGGCGCCAAAGGGATTCCAAGTACACGTCCGCGAGCTCATTCCCAAAACGGGTGCGGGCTTCATTGTCGCGTTGACCGGAGCCGTCATGACCATGCCCGGATTGCCTAAGGAACCGGCCGCCATGCGCATGGACGTCGATGCCGACGGCAAACCCACAGGCCTCTTCTGA